One Thiocapsa sp. genomic window carries:
- a CDS encoding YbhB/YbcL family Raf kinase inhibitor-like protein has protein sequence MSMVLKSDAFVDGARIPVRYTCEGDDISPPLSWSSLPEGTASLVLIVDDPDAPDPAAPRMVWDHWILYNLPPEATLAEGMTSDHLPAGTGEGINSWGRVGYGGPCPPIGCHRYFHCLYALDVRLPSELGTPTKDELLLAMDDHILGHTELVGIYEV, from the coding sequence ATGTCAATGGTTCTGAAATCGGACGCTTTTGTCGACGGAGCGCGCATCCCGGTGCGCTACACTTGCGAGGGTGACGACATCTCGCCGCCTCTGTCGTGGTCGAGTCTTCCCGAAGGTACCGCGAGCCTGGTCTTGATCGTCGATGATCCGGATGCCCCGGATCCCGCCGCTCCGCGGATGGTCTGGGACCATTGGATCCTCTATAACCTACCGCCCGAGGCCACGCTTGCCGAGGGAATGACCTCCGATCATCTACCCGCCGGGACCGGGGAAGGGATCAACAGTTGGGGCCGGGTCGGCTATGGCGGGCCTTGCCCGCCGATCGGTTGTCACCGCTATTTCCATTGTCTTTACGCGCTCGATGTGCGCCTGCCGAGCGAATTGGGGACCCCGACCAAAGACGAGCTTCTGCTTGCCATGGACGACCATATCCTCGGCCACACCGAGCTGGTCGGCATCTACGAGGTTTAG